The Deinococcus sonorensis KR-87 genome includes a window with the following:
- a CDS encoding saccharopine dehydrogenase family protein, producing MSKVIIIGAGGVGNVVAKKCAQNDEVFSEVLIATRTVSKADKIVAEIHEHFPNSRAVFSTRAVDADNVPALVELFREFQPELVINVALPYQDLTIMDACLEAGVHYLDTANYEPRDVAKFEYSWQWAYRERFEQAGLMALLGCGFDPGATNVFTAYHAKHHFQAIEYLDIVDCNNGNHGKAFATNFNPEINIREITANGRYWDNGNWVETRPLEISQDIYYPKVQTRTSYVLYHEELESLVINFPTIKRARFWMTFGESYIRHLNVLEGIGMTSIEPINFRGQQIAPLEFLKAVLPAPESLAENYTGQTCIGVQAKGIGKDGQPNVHFVYNVCDHAATYKEVQAQGVSYTTGVPAMIGAMLMLQGIWQKPGVYNVEEFDPDPFIDAMNRWGLPVDQLGGIELVRD from the coding sequence ATGAGCAAGGTCATCATCATCGGCGCGGGCGGCGTGGGCAACGTGGTCGCCAAGAAGTGTGCCCAGAACGACGAAGTCTTCAGCGAGGTGCTGATCGCCACCCGCACCGTCAGCAAGGCCGACAAGATCGTGGCCGAGATCCACGAGCACTTCCCGAACAGCCGGGCCGTCTTTTCCACCCGCGCGGTGGACGCCGACAACGTGCCGGCCCTGGTGGAGCTGTTCCGCGAGTTCCAGCCGGAACTGGTGATCAACGTGGCGCTGCCGTACCAGGACCTGACCATCATGGACGCCTGCCTGGAAGCGGGCGTGCATTACCTGGACACCGCCAACTACGAGCCGCGCGACGTGGCGAAGTTCGAGTACTCCTGGCAGTGGGCCTACCGCGAGCGCTTCGAGCAGGCGGGCCTGATGGCCCTGCTCGGCTGCGGTTTCGACCCGGGCGCCACCAACGTGTTCACCGCCTACCACGCCAAGCACCACTTCCAGGCCATCGAGTACCTGGACATCGTGGACTGCAACAACGGCAACCACGGCAAGGCCTTCGCCACCAACTTCAACCCCGAGATCAACATCCGCGAGATCACCGCCAACGGGCGCTACTGGGACAACGGCAACTGGGTGGAGACCCGGCCGCTGGAGATCAGCCAGGACATCTACTACCCGAAGGTCCAGACCCGCACCAGCTACGTGCTGTACCACGAGGAACTGGAGTCGCTGGTCATCAACTTCCCGACCATCAAGCGCGCTCGCTTCTGGATGACCTTCGGGGAGAGCTACATCCGGCACCTGAACGTGCTGGAGGGCATCGGCATGACCAGCATCGAGCCGATCAACTTCCGGGGCCAGCAGATCGCGCCGCTGGAGTTCCTGAAGGCTGTGCTGCCGGCCCCCGAGAGCCTGGCCGAGAACTACACCGGCCAGACCTGCATCGGGGTGCAGGCGAAGGGCATCGGCAAGGACGGCCAGCCGAACGTGCACTTCGTGTACAACGTCTGCGACCACGCGGCCACCTACAAGGAGGTGCAGGCGCAGGGCGTCAGCTACACCACCGGCGTGCCGGCCATGATCGGGGCCATGCTGATGCTGCAGGGCATCTGGCAGAAGCCGGGCGTCTACAACGTCGAGGAGTTCGACCCGGACCCGTTCATCGACGCGATGAACCGCTGGGGCCTCCCGGTGGATCAGCTGGGCGGCATTGAACTCGTCCGCGACTGA
- the dxs gene encoding 1-deoxy-D-xylulose-5-phosphate synthase, with the protein MMSPTPLLDQIESPDDLKRLTREQLPALAQELRDEIVRVCSLSGGHLASSLGATDLIVALHYVLNSPRDRILFDVGHQAYAHKFLTGRKDRMHTIKKEGGLSGFTKVSESPHDAITVGHASTSLANLLGMAVARDALGQDYQVAAVIGDGALTGGMALAALNTIGDSGKRMLIILNDNEMSISENVGAMAKFMRTLQVQRWFQEGEGAGKKAVSAISKPLANLMSRAKSSTRHFFDPASINPFAAMGVRYVGPVDGHNLQELVYLLERLNELDGPTILHVVTRKGKGLDYAEADPIKWHGPSKFDPETGSSDPSTSYSWSAAFGDAVTELSTQDPRNFVITPAMREGSGLVGYSKAHPNRYLDVGIAEDVAVTAAAGMALQGLRPIVAIYSTFLQRAYDQVLHDVAIENLPVIFAIDRGGIVGADGATHNGVFDLSYLRNIPNVQIGLPRNTSELRGMLREAQRIGGPVAIRYPRGNTDRVPAGTWPELRWGTWERLRAGDDVVVLAGGKALEYAERAVVDLPGVGLINARFVKPLDTAMLREVATSARALVTVEDNTVVGGFGSAVLEQLSAWGLQTPVRVLGIPDEFQEHASVERVHARSGIDTQAIRTVLAELGVDVPLGV; encoded by the coding sequence ATGATGAGCCCGACCCCGCTGCTCGACCAGATTGAATCCCCCGACGACCTCAAGCGCCTCACCCGCGAGCAGCTGCCCGCGCTGGCCCAGGAGCTGCGCGACGAGATCGTGCGGGTCTGCTCGCTGTCGGGCGGGCACCTCGCCTCCAGCCTGGGCGCCACCGACCTGATCGTGGCGCTGCATTACGTGCTGAACTCGCCCCGTGACCGCATCCTCTTCGATGTGGGCCACCAGGCCTACGCGCACAAGTTCCTGACCGGCCGCAAGGACCGGATGCACACCATCAAGAAGGAAGGCGGGCTGAGCGGCTTCACCAAGGTCAGCGAGTCGCCGCACGACGCGATCACGGTGGGGCACGCCAGCACCAGCCTTGCCAACCTGCTGGGCATGGCGGTGGCGCGCGACGCGCTGGGCCAGGACTATCAGGTAGCGGCGGTGATCGGGGACGGGGCGCTGACCGGCGGCATGGCGCTGGCGGCCCTGAACACCATCGGGGACAGCGGCAAGCGGATGCTGATCATCCTGAACGACAACGAGATGAGCATCTCCGAGAACGTGGGCGCCATGGCCAAGTTCATGCGGACGCTGCAGGTGCAGCGCTGGTTCCAGGAGGGCGAGGGGGCCGGCAAGAAGGCGGTGTCGGCCATCAGCAAGCCGCTGGCCAACCTGATGAGCCGCGCCAAGAGCAGCACCCGCCATTTCTTCGATCCGGCCAGCATCAACCCGTTTGCTGCGATGGGCGTGCGCTACGTGGGGCCGGTGGACGGCCACAACCTGCAGGAGCTGGTGTACCTGCTGGAGCGCCTGAACGAGCTGGACGGCCCCACCATCCTGCACGTGGTGACGCGCAAGGGCAAAGGCCTGGACTACGCCGAGGCCGACCCGATCAAGTGGCACGGCCCCAGCAAGTTTGACCCGGAGACCGGCAGCAGCGACCCCAGCACCAGCTACTCGTGGAGCGCGGCCTTCGGGGACGCCGTGACGGAGCTGAGCACCCAGGACCCGCGCAATTTCGTGATCACCCCGGCCATGCGCGAGGGTTCCGGACTGGTGGGCTACAGCAAGGCGCACCCGAACCGCTACCTGGACGTGGGCATTGCCGAGGACGTGGCGGTGACGGCGGCGGCGGGCATGGCGCTGCAGGGGCTGCGGCCCATCGTGGCCATCTACAGCACCTTCCTGCAACGCGCCTACGATCAGGTGCTGCACGACGTGGCCATCGAGAACCTGCCGGTCATCTTCGCCATCGACCGGGGCGGCATCGTGGGCGCAGACGGGGCCACCCACAACGGCGTCTTCGACCTGTCGTACCTGCGCAACATTCCGAACGTGCAGATCGGGCTGCCGCGGAACACGTCCGAGCTGCGCGGCATGCTCAGGGAAGCGCAGCGCATCGGTGGCCCGGTGGCGATCCGCTACCCGAGGGGCAACACCGACCGGGTGCCGGCCGGCACGTGGCCGGAGCTGCGCTGGGGTACCTGGGAGCGGCTGCGGGCCGGTGATGACGTGGTGGTGCTGGCGGGCGGCAAGGCGCTGGAATACGCCGAGCGTGCGGTGGTGGACCTGCCCGGAGTCGGCCTGATCAACGCCCGCTTCGTGAAGCCGCTCGACACCGCGATGCTGCGCGAGGTGGCCACCTCGGCCCGCGCCCTCGTGACGGTCGAGGACAACACGGTGGTGGGCGGCTTCGGCTCGGCGGTGCTGGAGCAGCTGTCGGCCTGGGGCCTGCAGACGCCGGTGCGGGTACTGGGCATTCCGGACGAGTTCCAGGAGCACGCCAGCGTGGAGCGGGTCCACGCCCGCAGCGGCATCGACACCCAGGCGATCCGCACGGTGCTGGCGGAGCTGGGGGTGGACGTCCCGCTGGGCGTGTAG
- a CDS encoding YbjQ family protein, which yields MTSPSGRPVPSALIVTTTNELEGHRVVQQLGLVRGLTVRSRSVLGNLGASLQTLLGGNITLYTELAEKARAEAYELMVQHARELGANAVLAMRYDANEITDGVTEVLAYGTAVVVEERPGS from the coding sequence ATGACATCCCCCTCCGGCCGTCCGGTCCCCAGCGCCCTGATCGTGACCACCACCAACGAGCTGGAGGGCCACCGGGTGGTGCAGCAGCTGGGGCTGGTGCGCGGCCTCACCGTGCGCTCGCGCAGCGTGCTGGGCAACCTGGGCGCGTCGTTGCAGACGCTGCTGGGCGGCAACATCACGCTGTACACCGAGCTGGCCGAGAAGGCGCGGGCGGAGGCGTACGAGCTGATGGTGCAGCACGCCCGTGAGCTGGGCGCCAACGCCGTGCTGGCGATGCGCTACGACGCCAACGAGATCACCGACGGCGTGACCGAGGTGCTGGCCTACGGCACGGCCGTGGTGGTGGAGGAACGGCCCGGCAGCTAG
- a CDS encoding PspA/IM30 family protein: protein MSILDRLSRLIRANVNDLISRAEDPSKIIDQTLLDMREAYGEARNEVAGAMAQAAKLEREASTNRKLAQEYGMKAEEAMRAGSEDLAREALRRKKNHTDLASGFEAQLATSSSTVDQLKTQLRALEAKIDELESRRQLLVARQQTARAGESLEKASGFDKAGSAMSAFEDMERKVAGMEDKNRAMTQLREEGDLDAQLANLGRDREIDDELAALKARVQGGSDPLQK, encoded by the coding sequence ATGAGCATTCTCGATCGTCTGTCCCGCCTGATCCGCGCCAACGTCAACGACCTGATCAGCCGCGCCGAGGACCCGTCCAAGATCATCGACCAGACGCTGCTGGACATGCGCGAGGCCTACGGCGAGGCCCGCAATGAGGTGGCCGGCGCGATGGCGCAGGCGGCCAAGCTGGAGCGCGAGGCCAGCACCAACCGCAAGCTGGCCCAGGAGTACGGCATGAAGGCCGAGGAGGCCATGCGCGCCGGCAGCGAGGACCTGGCCCGGGAGGCGCTGCGCCGCAAGAAGAACCACACCGATCTGGCGAGCGGCTTTGAAGCGCAGCTCGCCACCAGCAGCAGCACCGTGGACCAGCTCAAAACCCAATTGCGCGCCCTGGAGGCCAAGATTGACGAGCTGGAGAGCCGCCGTCAGCTGCTGGTGGCCCGCCAGCAGACCGCCCGTGCGGGCGAGTCGCTGGAGAAGGCCAGCGGCTTCGACAAGGCCGGCAGCGCCATGAGCGCCTTCGAGGACATGGAGCGCAAGGTGGCGGGCATGGAGGACAAGAACCGCGCCATGACCCAGCTGCGCGAGGAGGGCGACCTGGACGCTCAGCTGGCCAACCTGGGCCGCGACCGCGAGATCGACGACGAGCTCGCGGCCCTGAAAGCCCGGGTCCAGGGCGGCAGCGACCCGCTGCAAAAGTAA
- a CDS encoding NADH:flavin oxidoreductase/NADH oxidase, which produces MTATSSATDTSPLFSSLKLRGVTLANRLVVSPMCMYSARNGLPTEFHMVHLGQFALGGAGLILTEATAVSPEGRISPEDLGLWSDEHIAPLGHITDFVHDHGGLIGTQLAHAGRKASTYAPWRGEGAVPLREGGWQVVGPDDQPFLPAYPQPRAMTPEDIQKVITDFEAATRRAMMAGFDVVEIHAAHGYLLHQFLSPLSNSRGDQYGGSFENRTRLVLEVTRAVRRVWPIHLPLFVRLSATDWAEGGWDLDQTVELCRLLKLEGVDVIDVSSGGLTTAQRITVEPGYQVPFAARVRQDAGIETMAVGLITTPEQAEQILRAGQADLIAFAREFLRDPHLAQRAALELGASAPVPNQYARAQPRRP; this is translated from the coding sequence ATGACCGCCACCTCCTCAGCCACCGACACCAGCCCCCTGTTCTCCTCCCTCAAGCTGCGCGGCGTGACGCTGGCCAACCGCCTCGTGGTGTCGCCGATGTGCATGTACAGCGCCCGGAACGGCCTGCCCACCGAGTTCCATATGGTGCATCTGGGGCAGTTCGCGCTGGGTGGGGCCGGGCTGATCCTGACCGAGGCCACCGCCGTCAGTCCGGAAGGCCGCATCTCGCCGGAGGACTTGGGACTGTGGAGTGACGAGCACATCGCGCCGCTGGGCCACATCACCGACTTCGTGCACGACCACGGCGGCCTGATCGGCACCCAGCTGGCGCACGCCGGGCGCAAGGCCAGCACGTACGCCCCGTGGCGCGGCGAGGGGGCCGTTCCGCTCCGGGAGGGCGGGTGGCAGGTGGTCGGCCCGGACGACCAGCCGTTCTTGCCCGCGTACCCGCAGCCGCGCGCGATGACCCCGGAGGATATTCAGAAGGTCATCACCGATTTCGAGGCGGCCACCCGCCGCGCCATGATGGCCGGCTTCGACGTGGTGGAGATTCACGCGGCGCACGGCTACCTGCTGCACCAGTTCCTGTCGCCACTGTCGAACTCGCGCGGCGATCAGTACGGCGGGAGCTTCGAGAACCGCACCCGGCTGGTGCTGGAGGTGACGCGGGCGGTCCGGCGCGTCTGGCCGATCCACCTGCCGCTGTTCGTGCGGCTGTCGGCCACCGACTGGGCCGAGGGCGGCTGGGACCTGGACCAGACGGTGGAACTGTGCCGGCTGCTGAAGCTGGAGGGCGTGGATGTGATTGACGTATCGAGCGGCGGCCTGACCACCGCCCAGCGCATCACGGTGGAGCCGGGCTATCAGGTGCCGTTCGCCGCGCGGGTGCGGCAGGACGCGGGCATCGAGACGATGGCGGTGGGTCTGATCACCACGCCGGAGCAGGCCGAGCAGATCCTGAGGGCCGGGCAGGCGGACCTGATCGCCTTCGCCCGCGAATTTCTGCGCGACCCGCACCTGGCGCAGCGTGCAGCGCTGGAACTGGGCGCCTCGGCCCCGGTGCCGAACCAGTACGCCCGCGCGCAGCCGCGTCGCCCCTGA
- the trpE gene encoding anthranilate synthase component I — protein MNIATDRAAITVRELTADLDTPVTAYLKAAQGQPVSFLLESVEAGERMGRYSFIGVGEQGRFELRGGVALLSGVLAAGGQPERVPTSDPLSLLYGRVRQPVPVPAGLPTFIGGAVGYAAYDLIRSYERLPDANPDELNLPDALFLVPEGMVIFDHLGHKLFVVAVAEDEARAGRVADRLVERLKGPLPEVPGRLPAPRPEFVSNLPDGGYARAVERCLEYIRAGDIFQVVPSQRFSADLTVEPFALYRALRGVNPSPYLGYLDLGEVQLIASSPESLLRSDGVTVTTKPIAGTRRRGTTPEQDAANGAELLADEKERAEHLMLVDLGRNDIGRVAEFGTVQVQDAFTIERYSHVMHIVSSVTGKLSGDQTPLHALASVLPMGTVSGAPKIRAMQIIDEVEPTRRGPYGGAFGYIAYDGSLDMALTLRTMVATGGRLHIQVGAGIVADSDPVAEEQETRSKAAALMRAAELAAGGL, from the coding sequence ATGAACATTGCCACAGACCGGGCCGCCATCACCGTCCGAGAACTCACCGCCGACCTGGATACCCCGGTCACCGCCTACCTGAAGGCCGCCCAGGGCCAGCCGGTCAGCTTCCTGCTGGAGAGCGTGGAGGCGGGCGAGCGCATGGGCCGCTACTCGTTCATCGGGGTGGGCGAGCAGGGCCGCTTCGAGCTGCGCGGCGGCGTGGCGCTGCTCAGCGGCGTGCTGGCGGCGGGCGGCCAGCCGGAGCGCGTGCCGACCAGCGACCCGCTGAGTCTGCTGTACGGGCGGGTGCGGCAGCCGGTGCCGGTGCCGGCGGGCCTGCCCACCTTCATTGGCGGGGCGGTCGGGTACGCCGCCTACGACCTGATCCGCAGTTACGAGCGCCTGCCGGACGCCAATCCCGATGAGCTGAACCTGCCGGACGCCCTGTTTCTGGTGCCGGAGGGCATGGTGATCTTCGATCACCTGGGCCACAAACTGTTCGTGGTGGCGGTGGCCGAGGACGAGGCGCGTGCAGGGCGCGTGGCGGACCGGCTGGTGGAGCGGCTCAAGGGGCCGCTGCCGGAGGTGCCGGGGCGGCTGCCGGCCCCCCGCCCGGAGTTCGTCAGCAACCTGCCGGACGGCGGCTATGCCCGCGCCGTGGAACGCTGCCTGGAGTACATCCGGGCCGGCGACATCTTTCAGGTGGTGCCGTCGCAGCGCTTCAGCGCCGACCTGACGGTGGAACCGTTCGCCCTGTACCGGGCGCTGCGCGGCGTGAACCCCAGCCCGTACCTCGGCTACCTGGACCTGGGCGAGGTGCAGCTGATCGCCAGCAGCCCCGAGAGTCTGCTGCGCAGCGACGGCGTGACCGTGACCACCAAGCCGATCGCCGGCACCCGGCGGCGCGGGACCACCCCCGAGCAGGACGCCGCCAACGGCGCGGAGCTGCTGGCCGACGAGAAGGAGCGCGCCGAGCACCTGATGCTGGTGGACCTGGGGCGCAACGACATCGGGCGGGTGGCCGAGTTCGGCACGGTGCAGGTGCAGGACGCCTTCACCATCGAGCGCTACAGCCACGTGATGCACATCGTGAGCAGCGTGACCGGGAAGCTCTCGGGCGACCAGACCCCGCTGCACGCGCTGGCCTCGGTGCTGCCGATGGGGACCGTCTCGGGGGCGCCCAAGATCCGGGCCATGCAGATCATCGACGAGGTGGAGCCGACCCGGCGCGGGCCGTATGGTGGGGCATTCGGCTATATCGCCTACGACGGCTCGCTGGACATGGCCCTGACACTGCGCACCATGGTGGCCACCGGAGGCCGGCTGCACATCCAGGTGGGGGCCGGCATCGTGGCCGACTCGGACCCGGTGGCCGAGGAGCAGGAAACGCGCAGCAAGGCCGCCGCCCTGATGCGGGCCGCCGAGCTGGCTGCCGGAGGGCTGTGA
- a CDS encoding tautomerase family protein gives MAQIKVYALRSTLDALRPALSDMIQAALGSALGLPESKRFQRFLPLAPEDFVFPEDRSERYTIMEVQLFTGRRPETLRQLIRDLQRGWQQDLGGLPNDLEVVLIQTPAEQWGIRGQLGHELSLSYEVNV, from the coding sequence ATGGCGCAGATCAAGGTGTATGCCCTGCGAAGCACGCTGGACGCCCTGCGCCCCGCCCTGTCCGACATGATCCAGGCGGCGCTCGGTTCGGCGCTGGGTCTGCCGGAGAGCAAGCGGTTCCAGCGCTTCCTGCCGCTGGCCCCGGAAGACTTTGTGTTCCCCGAAGACCGCAGCGAGCGCTACACCATCATGGAGGTGCAGCTGTTCACCGGCCGCCGGCCCGAGACCCTGCGGCAGCTGATCCGTGACCTGCAGCGCGGCTGGCAGCAGGACCTCGGCGGCCTGCCGAACGACCTGGAAGTCGTGCTGATCCAGACCCCCGCCGAGCAGTGGGGCATTCGCGGCCAGCTCGGGCACGAGCTGAGCCTGAGTTATGAGGTGAACGTATGA
- a CDS encoding anthranilate synthase component II codes for MTAPHPLRLLIIDNYDSFTYNLVQYLGELGCQLTVWRNDQFTLPEVEQLNPDAIVVSPGPCTPLEAGLSVAAVRAFAPRYPMLGVCLGHQSMGEAFGATVTRAPVPVHGKTSVVQHDGQGLFAGLGEQARVTRYHSLIVEELPDTLIPTAWATDQTPEGERQILMALRHRDYPMYGVQFHPESIATEDGKQMLRNFLELVRAHHAQPAAQA; via the coding sequence ATGACGGCCCCCCATCCCCTCCGCCTGCTGATTATCGACAACTACGATAGCTTCACTTATAACCTAGTGCAGTACCTGGGGGAGCTGGGCTGCCAGCTGACCGTGTGGCGCAACGACCAGTTCACGCTGCCGGAGGTAGAGCAGCTGAACCCGGACGCCATCGTGGTGTCGCCCGGTCCGTGTACCCCGCTGGAAGCGGGCCTGAGCGTGGCGGCCGTGCGCGCCTTCGCGCCGCGCTACCCGATGCTGGGCGTGTGCCTGGGCCACCAGAGCATGGGCGAGGCTTTCGGGGCCACCGTGACGCGCGCGCCGGTGCCGGTGCACGGCAAGACCAGCGTGGTGCAGCACGACGGGCAGGGCCTGTTTGCCGGGCTGGGCGAGCAGGCCCGCGTGACGCGTTACCACTCCCTGATCGTGGAGGAACTGCCCGACACCCTGATTCCCACCGCCTGGGCCACCGATCAGACGCCGGAGGGTGAGCGGCAGATCCTGATGGCGCTGCGCCACCGCGACTACCCGATGTACGGGGTGCAGTTCCACCCGGAGAGCATTGCCACCGAGGACGGAAAGCAGATGCTGCGCAACTTCCTGGAACTGGTGCGGGCGCACCACGCCCAGCCGGCGGCGCAGGCATGA
- the trpD gene encoding anthranilate phosphoribosyltransferase, whose translation MMHARLMNGERLSQHEARQFMGELMGGEMSAVRMAAALAALRVRGETPEEIAGFAQAMRENAVRLPIRPRELLLDVVGTGGDGAHTFNISTTSAFVVAAGGVPVAKHGNRAASSKAGSADVLEALGVNLDAAPERVAEAVDELGVGFMFARNYHPALRHAAPVRGELAARTVFNILGPLSNPAGATHLVVGVYSPALTASLAEVLRLLGARAALVVNGGGLDEFTVSGVNTVAELKAGELSERTLDPQEVGLDRHDPSALVGGTPAENAVITRALLQGHGTPAQRDIVALNAGAALYLAGRAPDIAAGVQLACQVLESGEAWTLLERYAAHTRR comes from the coding sequence ATGATGCATGCCCGGCTGATGAACGGGGAGCGGCTCAGCCAGCACGAGGCCCGGCAGTTCATGGGCGAGCTGATGGGCGGTGAGATGAGCGCCGTGCGGATGGCGGCGGCGCTGGCAGCACTGCGGGTGCGCGGCGAGACCCCGGAGGAGATTGCCGGTTTTGCCCAGGCGATGCGCGAGAACGCCGTGCGGCTGCCGATCCGCCCGCGTGAGTTGCTGCTGGACGTGGTGGGCACCGGGGGAGACGGCGCGCACACCTTCAACATCAGCACCACCAGCGCCTTCGTGGTGGCGGCCGGAGGTGTCCCGGTGGCCAAGCACGGCAACCGGGCCGCCAGCAGCAAGGCCGGCAGCGCCGACGTGCTGGAGGCGCTGGGCGTGAACCTGGACGCCGCCCCCGAGCGGGTGGCCGAGGCGGTGGATGAGCTGGGCGTGGGTTTCATGTTCGCCCGCAACTACCACCCGGCCCTGCGCCACGCCGCCCCGGTGCGCGGCGAGCTGGCGGCCCGCACGGTGTTCAACATTCTGGGGCCGCTCAGCAATCCGGCCGGGGCTACCCACCTGGTCGTGGGCGTGTACAGCCCGGCGCTGACCGCCTCGCTGGCGGAGGTGCTGCGCTTGCTGGGGGCCAGGGCGGCGCTGGTGGTGAACGGCGGGGGCCTCGACGAGTTCACGGTGTCGGGCGTCAACACCGTGGCGGAGCTGAAGGCCGGGGAGCTGAGCGAGCGCACCCTGGACCCGCAGGAGGTGGGCCTGGACCGTCACGATCCGTCGGCGCTGGTGGGCGGCACCCCGGCGGAGAACGCCGTGATCACCCGGGCGCTGCTGCAGGGCCACGGGACGCCGGCCCAGCGCGACATCGTGGCGCTGAATGCCGGGGCGGCGCTGTACCTTGCGGGCCGGGCGCCGGACATCGCGGCGGGGGTACAGCTGGCCTGTCAGGTGCTGGAGAGCGGCGAGGCCTGGACCCTGCTGGAGCGCTACGCCGCCCACACCCGCCGCTGA